A genomic segment from Truepera sp. encodes:
- the tmk gene encoding dTMP kinase yields the protein MPPARPAPEARGRFVVFEGPEGAGKSSQLLLLKERLLAAGIEPLFTREPGGTPLGEAVREVVLDPRLKVDALAEFLLYSAARAQHVRDVIAPALAAGKDVVCDRFTAASVAYQGYGRGLDLQLVESLNRRVADGLTPDLTVLLDIDPGLGLARASGRAVHDRLEAAGLDFHHRVREGFVAQSQAQSGGRWVRIDADTAPESLADAVWRAVAPLFTRKEVIE from the coding sequence ATGCCCCCGGCCCGGCCGGCCCCGGAAGCCCGCGGCCGCTTCGTGGTGTTCGAGGGCCCCGAGGGCGCCGGCAAGTCCTCACAGCTCCTACTCCTGAAGGAAAGGCTGCTTGCCGCAGGTATCGAACCCCTCTTCACCCGTGAGCCGGGTGGCACCCCCCTTGGCGAGGCCGTCCGTGAAGTCGTTCTCGATCCACGGCTGAAGGTCGACGCGTTGGCGGAGTTCCTCCTCTACTCGGCTGCGCGGGCGCAACACGTGAGAGACGTGATAGCGCCGGCCCTGGCGGCCGGCAAGGACGTCGTCTGCGACCGCTTCACCGCCGCCTCGGTGGCCTACCAGGGCTACGGCCGGGGCCTCGACCTGCAGCTCGTGGAGAGCCTCAACCGGCGCGTGGCGGACGGGCTCACTCCGGACCTCACGGTCCTGCTCGACATCGATCCCGGCCTCGGGCTTGCGCGTGCGTCGGGGCGGGCGGTACACGACCGCCTCGAAGCGGCGGGGCTCGACTTCCACCACCGCGTGCGCGAGGGGTTCGTCGCGCAGTCCCAGGCCCAGTCCGGCGGTAGGTGGGTGCGAATCGACGCCGACACCGCCCCGGAAAGCCTGGCGGACGCCGTCTGGCGGGCGGTCGCTCCGCTTTTCACACGCAAAGAGGTCATCGAGTGA
- a CDS encoding Nif3-like dinuclear metal center hexameric protein: MNRDELVAWLDEYLDTSGFAAADASLNGLQVEGSSEVTKVALAVDAAMNTFEQAATKGADMLIVHHGLFWGRPEAITGMHRARVKFLLDHDINLYASHLPLDAHREVGNNWGLARELEMQELQPFGLHRGLAIGVKGEFAEPKSLRALAEEIEAKLGEQVLVHAGGPDPVASLGIVSGGAAWDLVAAAEEGLDAFLTGEPRHEVFYHAFERGINGMFGGHYMTETVGVNLLGRQLKERFGLEVEFILLPTGL; this comes from the coding sequence ATGAACCGTGACGAACTAGTTGCCTGGCTCGACGAGTACCTAGACACCAGCGGCTTCGCTGCCGCCGACGCCAGCCTCAACGGCCTCCAAGTGGAGGGCTCCTCGGAGGTGACCAAGGTCGCTTTGGCGGTCGACGCCGCCATGAACACCTTCGAGCAGGCCGCTACCAAAGGTGCCGACATGCTCATCGTCCACCACGGACTCTTCTGGGGCCGTCCCGAGGCGATCACCGGCATGCACCGGGCGCGCGTCAAGTTCCTGCTCGACCACGACATCAACCTGTACGCCAGTCACCTCCCGCTAGACGCGCACCGGGAGGTGGGCAACAACTGGGGACTGGCGCGCGAACTCGAGATGCAAGAGTTGCAGCCATTCGGCCTCCACCGAGGGTTGGCCATCGGCGTGAAGGGCGAGTTCGCCGAGCCCAAGTCCCTGCGCGCGCTTGCCGAGGAGATCGAGGCGAAGCTCGGCGAACAGGTGCTCGTCCACGCCGGTGGCCCCGATCCCGTGGCCAGCTTGGGCATCGTGTCGGGCGGCGCCGCTTGGGACCTCGTGGCCGCCGCAGAAGAGGGCCTCGATGCGTTCCTCACGGGAGAGCCGCGGCACGAGGTCTTCTATCACGCCTTCGAGCGGGGCATCAACGGCATGTTCGGGGGTCACTACATGACCGAGACCGTCGGCGTCAACTTGCTGGGGCGGCAGCTCAAGGAACGCTTCGGCCTCGAGGTCGAGTTCATCTTGCTGCCCACCGGCCTCTGA
- a CDS encoding aminotransferase class III-fold pyridoxal phosphate-dependent enzyme produces MIPTTTTPPVLPVSVVDLLKSAAGTPTLDLETKHGNGDLLRVLDILGIAGPFRVLNPWELEDAQGRHLIHAGGYAATPFGEAYPPLLAFVREYLTANHQLGLPQQSLSEWRAALGANLVALLASVAPSHADSHVYFGNSGAEAVEAALKMARAARPKATQFINFERAYHGKTHGALALTPNEEYQAPFRPLSPDVRTLKYGDLEELERALRENADRICAIVIEPVQGEGGVIIPPPGYLQEVDRLARRHGVLVIADEIQTGLGRTGHWFASVAAGMDPDIVTLAKPLGGGLMPVAATIARKPIYHALLPGLASKRHSTTFGGGSLAMAVGLKSLELLVSENLAERSAQSGRYGLERLQAMAQRFPGLVDSVRGAGMLFAVSLKPVVGFKVPGVSEEDVQTLAAALFLRELHLGGVHGCYSTNASRTARLTPPLNFPQPTLVELFDRVEAVMAKNATPLAMLKKLPLPRMLRLARLALT; encoded by the coding sequence ATGATTCCGACGACCACGACACCTCCCGTCCTCCCCGTCTCGGTGGTGGATCTGCTGAAATCGGCGGCGGGCACGCCCACGCTCGACCTGGAGACCAAGCACGGTAACGGTGACCTCCTGCGGGTCCTCGACATATTGGGCATCGCGGGTCCATTCCGGGTACTCAACCCGTGGGAACTCGAGGACGCTCAGGGCCGCCACCTCATCCACGCCGGAGGCTACGCGGCCACGCCGTTCGGTGAGGCGTACCCTCCCCTGCTCGCTTTCGTTCGCGAGTACTTGACCGCCAACCACCAGCTGGGCTTGCCGCAGCAAAGCCTGAGCGAGTGGCGGGCCGCGCTTGGGGCCAACCTGGTAGCGCTCCTCGCCTCCGTGGCGCCCAGCCATGCGGACAGCCACGTCTACTTCGGCAACTCCGGGGCCGAAGCAGTGGAGGCTGCGCTGAAGATGGCGCGTGCCGCGCGGCCCAAGGCAACCCAGTTCATCAACTTCGAGCGCGCCTATCACGGCAAGACGCATGGCGCCCTGGCCCTCACGCCCAACGAGGAGTATCAGGCCCCGTTCCGGCCCCTTTCCCCCGACGTGCGCACCCTGAAGTACGGGGACTTGGAAGAGCTCGAGCGCGCCCTGCGTGAGAACGCCGACCGGATCTGCGCCATAGTCATCGAGCCCGTTCAAGGTGAGGGCGGCGTGATAATCCCTCCGCCCGGCTACCTGCAGGAGGTCGACCGGCTGGCGCGCCGGCATGGGGTCCTCGTGATCGCCGACGAGATCCAGACCGGGTTGGGGCGGACTGGGCACTGGTTCGCGAGCGTTGCCGCGGGCATGGATCCCGACATAGTCACGCTCGCCAAGCCACTCGGTGGCGGCCTCATGCCGGTCGCCGCCACCATCGCCAGGAAGCCCATCTACCACGCACTGCTACCGGGCCTGGCCTCCAAGCGGCACTCGACCACCTTCGGCGGCGGTTCCCTCGCCATGGCGGTGGGGCTCAAGTCCCTCGAACTGCTCGTCAGCGAGAACCTCGCCGAACGCTCGGCCCAGAGCGGGCGTTATGGCCTCGAGCGGCTTCAGGCCATGGCGCAGCGCTTTCCGGGACTAGTTGACTCGGTGCGCGGCGCGGGCATGCTGTTCGCCGTCTCGCTCAAGCCGGTGGTGGGCTTCAAGGTCCCTGGGGTGTCGGAGGAGGACGTCCAGACGTTGGCCGCCGCTCTGTTCCTGCGCGAACTGCATCTCGGCGGCGTTCACGGCTGCTACTCCACGAACGCCAGCCGCACCGCACGCCTGACCCCGCCCCTCAACTTCCCGCAGCCGACCCTCGTCGAGCTCTTCGACCGCGTGGAGGCCGTGATGGCGAAGAACGCGACGCCCCTCGCCATGTTGAAGAAGCTCCCGCTCCCACGGATGCTCAGGTTGGCACGGCTGGCGCTGACCTAA
- a CDS encoding ABC transporter substrate-binding protein, translating into MKRTLAALAASTLLFLGTAFAQAPADTYVYMTFGQPVSMDPARAYDTGSGGIIENVYETLMAYDGEAIDKFVPSLATGYSVSDDGLHWTFTLRPNVKFHSGNTMSCKDVAWSFKYGALTASPEGAPAYLMGNLWLGTSTDGSDPEAFLKEVTWDMIDNIVTCPDGPEGLTATVNLVNQTPALIPILTYTAFSIIDSQYAIAGGAWDGTQATWESWVGRDLTAEFLHKHTSGTGAYKLVEWNDDSVIADAFEDYWGGAPALAHVVYRYVDEQSTRILAIQQGDADRITLNENSAVTQVEGAPGVSVLRDPNWVPASVTSVFFNFDINTDANEDVGTGQLDGKGIPSDFFADLNVRRGFAQLFDQQGFVDQVYQGNGVVITMGLPPSFLGYNPNVAVRTLDLEAAAQFFRAAFDGAVWDKGFEFTALYNSGNTIRQTALELIKDNLEFINPKFKMNVRGLPWADYLSRTAEKKAPMFALGWAADYADPSNFINTFYDNDGFYSARTSINVPEIQAIIDQADKLVDPEARGFLYRGIGPLHYDEAPLIAVPIQNAFLVVRSNLDGVYYNTMYSDKFLWKALSKN; encoded by the coding sequence ATGAAGAGAACCTTAGCTGCCCTAGCGGCCAGCACGCTTTTGTTCCTGGGAACGGCCTTTGCCCAGGCACCGGCCGACACGTACGTCTACATGACGTTCGGTCAGCCGGTTTCGATGGACCCGGCCCGCGCGTACGACACGGGCTCGGGCGGCATCATCGAGAACGTCTACGAGACCCTCATGGCGTACGACGGGGAGGCCATCGACAAGTTCGTGCCCAGCCTCGCCACCGGCTACTCCGTGAGCGACGACGGCCTGCACTGGACCTTCACGCTGCGCCCGAACGTCAAGTTCCATAGCGGCAACACCATGAGCTGCAAGGACGTCGCCTGGTCGTTCAAGTACGGCGCCCTTACCGCTAGCCCCGAGGGCGCCCCCGCCTACCTGATGGGCAACCTCTGGCTAGGGACCTCCACCGACGGCTCCGACCCCGAGGCCTTCCTCAAAGAAGTCACCTGGGACATGATCGACAACATCGTCACGTGCCCCGACGGCCCCGAGGGCCTCACGGCCACCGTCAACCTGGTCAACCAGACCCCGGCGCTCATCCCCATCCTCACCTACACCGCCTTCAGCATCATCGACTCGCAGTACGCCATCGCGGGCGGCGCCTGGGACGGCACGCAGGCCACCTGGGAGAGCTGGGTCGGCCGTGACCTGACCGCCGAGTTCCTCCACAAGCACACCAGCGGCACCGGCGCTTACAAGCTGGTCGAGTGGAACGATGACAGCGTCATCGCCGACGCCTTCGAGGACTACTGGGGTGGCGCACCCGCCCTCGCGCACGTCGTGTACCGCTACGTAGACGAGCAGTCGACGCGTATCCTCGCCATCCAGCAGGGCGACGCCGACCGCATCACGCTCAACGAGAACTCCGCCGTCACGCAAGTCGAAGGCGCGCCCGGCGTGTCCGTCCTGCGCGATCCGAACTGGGTACCGGCCAGCGTGACGTCCGTCTTCTTCAACTTCGACATCAATACCGACGCCAACGAAGACGTTGGTACCGGCCAGCTCGACGGCAAGGGCATCCCCAGCGACTTCTTCGCCGACTTGAACGTGCGCCGTGGCTTCGCCCAACTGTTCGACCAGCAGGGGTTCGTCGACCAGGTCTACCAGGGTAATGGCGTCGTCATCACCATGGGCCTGCCCCCCAGCTTCCTCGGCTACAACCCGAACGTGGCCGTTCGCACCCTCGACCTCGAGGCCGCGGCGCAGTTCTTCCGCGCAGCGTTCGATGGCGCCGTCTGGGACAAGGGCTTCGAGTTCACCGCGCTCTACAACTCCGGCAACACCATCCGCCAGACTGCGTTGGAACTCATCAAGGACAACCTCGAGTTCATCAACCCGAAGTTCAAGATGAACGTTCGCGGTCTGCCGTGGGCCGACTACCTCTCCCGCACCGCCGAGAAGAAGGCGCCCATGTTCGCACTCGGCTGGGCCGCTGACTACGCCGACCCGAGCAACTTCATCAACACCTTCTACGATAACGACGGCTTCTACTCGGCCCGCACGAGCATCAACGTGCCCGAGATCCAGGCCATCATCGACCAGGCCGACAAGCTGGTGGACCCCGAGGCGCGCGGCTTCCTCTACCGCGGCATCGGGCCGCTGCATTACGACGAGGCCCCGCTCATCGCGGTGCCGATCCAGAACGCGTTCTTGGTCGTCCGTTCGAACCTCGACGGCGTGTACTACAACACCATGTACTCCGACAAGTTCCTCTGGAAGGCCCTTTCCAAGAACTGA
- a CDS encoding ABC transporter permease, with protein MFVFIVRRLLLLPVVFVGVTLAIVLLMQLLTPYQRAAAYVQSEQQIKNIDSIIVQYGLKDPWYMQYGRWIGQVFKGNLGYSRTAREPVLTTLKKRFPVTLELAIFAIIPVLGVGIVMGTAAALNRDKPIDQLTRVMSIVGWSLPTFVLGIWLLVIFYGWLGWFQPGRVSTATQVSLAGVNSGFTVYTRMMLLDAILNWRWDVFWDALRHMVLPIVTLSVVQSAQIMRVMRSSLLDALGRDYVRTARAKGLPERVVTRKHARRNALIPVITLSGFVLIGLINGVVITETIFNYPGLGQWAAAAAVNLDYASVLGFAVFTAMMVVFANLLVDILYGIVDPRIRYE; from the coding sequence TTGTTCGTATTCATCGTTAGACGCTTGCTGCTACTGCCGGTAGTGTTCGTCGGCGTCACGCTCGCCATCGTGCTGCTCATGCAACTCCTGACGCCCTACCAGCGGGCCGCGGCCTATGTGCAGTCGGAACAGCAGATAAAGAACATCGACTCCATCATCGTTCAGTACGGACTAAAGGACCCTTGGTACATGCAGTACGGGCGCTGGATCGGTCAAGTATTCAAAGGTAACCTGGGCTATTCCCGCACCGCTCGCGAGCCCGTGCTCACGACCTTGAAGAAGCGCTTCCCCGTCACCCTCGAGCTGGCGATCTTCGCCATCATCCCCGTGCTGGGCGTGGGCATAGTGATGGGCACTGCCGCTGCGCTCAACCGCGACAAACCTATCGACCAACTCACGCGTGTAATGTCGATCGTGGGTTGGTCGTTGCCGACGTTCGTGCTGGGTATCTGGCTGCTGGTGATCTTCTACGGTTGGTTGGGGTGGTTCCAACCCGGCAGGGTGTCTACGGCCACGCAGGTGTCGTTGGCCGGCGTCAACTCCGGTTTCACCGTTTACACGCGCATGATGCTGCTCGACGCCATCCTGAACTGGCGGTGGGACGTCTTCTGGGACGCGCTCAGGCACATGGTCTTGCCCATCGTGACGCTGTCGGTGGTTCAGAGCGCCCAGATAATGCGCGTCATGCGCTCTTCCTTGCTCGACGCCCTGGGGCGCGACTACGTGCGGACCGCGCGCGCGAAAGGGCTGCCCGAACGCGTCGTGACGCGCAAGCATGCCAGGCGCAACGCCCTCATACCGGTAATCACGCTCTCGGGCTTCGTGCTCATAGGCCTCATCAACGGCGTGGTCATCACCGAAACCATCTTCAACTATCCCGGGCTTGGTCAGTGGGCCGCCGCGGCCGCAGTCAACCTCGATTACGCCTCCGTCCTCGGGTTTGCGGTCTTCACGGCGATGATGGTAGTTTTCGCCAACCTTCTCGTCGACATCCTCTACGGCATCGTCGACCCGCGCATCAGGTACGAGTGA
- a CDS encoding ABC transporter permease, which produces MSDRTNADIEAAEAAVQSAEAGRRGKSWKRFRRNPLAIVGLVLLSMFVLLAVFAPVLTELPRSCLRDLELTASTQHDYRNPTKGAFWKAIFNPPKSCFTIARVGYSTQPADAASTGTVLGTTSGGYDIFYGLVWGTRTAFKVGLIVVGIAFLVGMIVGALSGYLGGLFDNIVMRFTDVVISLPSLVVALVVVMVLGKSIENIMLAIAVTAWPSYARLMRGEVLRVKEEEYVAAARALGRRTFGIIGRHVLPNAVGPIVIVASLDIGSVVLTAAALSFLGLGAEIGYADWGQMISFARDWILGPPGKPFYFWYVSFWPGIIILLFVLAWNLLGDAFRDVLDPRSQ; this is translated from the coding sequence GTGAGCGACAGAACCAACGCCGACATCGAGGCCGCCGAAGCGGCCGTACAGTCTGCGGAAGCCGGGAGGCGCGGCAAGTCCTGGAAGCGCTTCCGCCGTAACCCCCTCGCCATAGTGGGGCTGGTACTGCTCTCCATGTTCGTGCTCCTGGCCGTTTTCGCGCCCGTCCTCACGGAGTTGCCGCGAAGCTGTTTGCGCGACCTCGAACTGACCGCCAGCACGCAGCACGATTACCGGAACCCCACGAAAGGGGCGTTCTGGAAAGCGATCTTCAACCCGCCCAAGTCCTGTTTCACCATCGCGCGCGTGGGCTACAGCACCCAGCCGGCCGACGCGGCCTCGACGGGGACCGTGCTCGGCACTACGAGTGGCGGCTACGACATCTTCTACGGGCTCGTGTGGGGCACCAGGACGGCGTTCAAGGTCGGCCTCATCGTCGTTGGCATCGCCTTCCTCGTGGGCATGATCGTCGGGGCCCTGTCGGGTTACCTCGGCGGACTCTTCGACAACATCGTCATGCGCTTCACCGACGTGGTCATCTCGCTGCCCAGCCTGGTGGTCGCGCTCGTGGTCGTCATGGTGCTCGGCAAGTCGATCGAGAACATCATGCTCGCCATCGCCGTGACCGCCTGGCCCTCCTACGCGCGGCTCATGCGCGGCGAGGTGCTGCGCGTGAAGGAGGAGGAGTACGTGGCTGCCGCTCGCGCGCTCGGCCGCCGCACGTTCGGTATCATCGGGCGCCACGTGCTGCCGAACGCCGTCGGGCCCATAGTCATCGTGGCCAGCCTCGACATCGGTTCGGTGGTGCTGACCGCCGCGGCGCTGTCGTTCCTGGGCCTGGGCGCCGAGATCGGTTACGCCGATTGGGGCCAGATGATCTCGTTCGCGCGCGACTGGATCTTGGGCCCGCCGGGCAAGCCCTTCTACTTCTGGTACGTCTCGTTCTGGCCCGGGATCATCATCTTGCTGTTCGTGCTCGCCTGGAACTTGCTAGGCGACGCCTTCCGCGACGTGCTCGACCCGCGCTCGCAGTGA
- a CDS encoding cytochrome c, translated as MHPDTAAVPPENYAEAIADGSRLYAQNCAVCHGKTGGGIEEARLSFPPGERRCTRCHRPSNRVVQPLSEPLVDNDMFSLGTPPALHASPERPQPLASTASAIALWAYLSATMPRYEPGRQSQEEYWLLTAFLLDMNGRTAEAQVALAHLGASGLP; from the coding sequence GTGCACCCTGACACCGCCGCCGTACCGCCCGAGAACTATGCCGAGGCCATAGCGGACGGCAGTCGCCTTTACGCCCAGAACTGCGCCGTTTGCCACGGCAAGACCGGTGGCGGCATCGAGGAGGCGCGCCTTTCCTTCCCGCCGGGCGAGAGGCGCTGCACCCGCTGCCACCGGCCGTCGAACCGTGTCGTCCAACCGTTATCGGAACCGCTGGTAGACAACGACATGTTCTCGCTGGGCACACCGCCTGCGCTCCACGCTTCGCCTGAGCGGCCTCAGCCGCTTGCGAGCACCGCCTCGGCCATCGCCCTGTGGGCGTACCTGAGCGCGACCATGCCTCGCTACGAGCCCGGCAGGCAGTCGCAGGAGGAGTACTGGCTCCTCACGGCATTCCTGCTCGACATGAACGGCAGGACGGCCGAGGCACAAGTGGCTTTAGCGCACTTGGGCGCCTCCGGCCTACCCTAG
- the hisF gene encoding imidazole glycerol phosphate synthase subunit HisF — protein MLAKRIIPCLDVHAGRVTRGRQFGRAELGELADVGDPVALAMHYNDQGADELVMYDITATSEGRGAILDVAVKVAERCFMPLTIGGGVRDLAGARALTLAGADKVSINSAAVARPELIREASDHFGAQAVVLSIDVKQRGEGAWEVYVAGGRHATGLDLLAWAERGQELGAGEIVLNSIDGDGMKSGYDLGALRALRAAVDVPVVASGGAGSAEDMRDALLTGVDAALAAGIFHRGEVSVAQVKRVCAAAGLPMREVAA, from the coding sequence ATGCTCGCCAAACGGATCATCCCCTGCCTCGACGTGCACGCCGGCCGCGTCACCCGCGGACGACAGTTCGGCCGCGCGGAGCTAGGTGAACTCGCCGACGTCGGCGACCCGGTCGCTCTCGCCATGCACTACAACGACCAGGGCGCGGATGAACTCGTCATGTACGACATCACGGCAACCAGCGAGGGCCGGGGCGCCATCCTGGACGTGGCGGTAAAGGTGGCGGAGCGCTGCTTCATGCCGCTCACCATAGGCGGCGGGGTGCGCGACCTGGCGGGCGCGCGGGCGCTCACCCTCGCCGGCGCCGACAAGGTCTCCATCAACTCGGCTGCCGTGGCGCGGCCGGAACTCATCCGCGAGGCCTCGGACCACTTCGGGGCGCAGGCCGTCGTGCTGTCGATAGACGTAAAACAGCGTGGCGAGGGGGCCTGGGAGGTCTACGTTGCAGGTGGACGTCACGCGACGGGCCTCGACTTGCTGGCGTGGGCCGAACGTGGCCAGGAGCTGGGCGCGGGAGAGATCGTGCTCAACAGCATAGACGGGGACGGCATGAAGTCGGGCTACGACCTGGGTGCCCTGAGGGCCCTGCGAGCGGCCGTGGACGTGCCGGTAGTGGCTTCCGGCGGCGCCGGCAGTGCCGAGGACATGCGGGACGCGCTGTTGACTGGGGTCGACGCCGCGTTGGCCGCGGGCATCTTCCACCGCGGCGAGGTGAGCGTGGCCCAGGTGAAGCGCGTGTGCGCAGCAGCAGGGCTGCCCATGCGCGAGGTGGCGGCGTGA
- the hisIE gene encoding bifunctional phosphoribosyl-AMP cyclohydrolase/phosphoribosyl-ATP diphosphatase HisIE yields the protein MTEIAFDANGLVPVVAQSSKDRAVLMLAYADREAVRLTLETGEAHYFSRSRAEVWRKGATSGNTQSVLEVRYDCDADALLYLVDERGPACHTGERSCFYRVVDGSPAWAGGGQGAELGAALEALQLVIQERLETLPEGSYVRRLHERGLGYVAQKVVEEAGETVVAALQADDHDLVAESADLLFHLCVLLTERGVSLGSVADKLAERRR from the coding sequence GTGACCGAGATCGCGTTCGACGCCAACGGGCTGGTGCCCGTGGTGGCGCAGTCTTCGAAGGACCGGGCCGTTCTCATGCTCGCCTACGCTGATCGCGAGGCCGTGAGGCTCACCCTCGAGACGGGCGAGGCGCATTACTTCAGCCGCTCCCGGGCCGAGGTGTGGCGCAAGGGCGCCACGAGCGGTAACACGCAGAGCGTCCTCGAAGTGCGCTACGACTGCGACGCCGACGCGCTCCTATACCTCGTCGACGAGCGGGGACCGGCCTGTCACACGGGCGAGCGCAGCTGCTTCTACCGGGTCGTCGACGGCTCGCCCGCTTGGGCGGGCGGCGGGCAAGGCGCCGAGCTCGGTGCTGCGCTGGAGGCCCTACAACTCGTGATCCAGGAACGCCTCGAGACGCTCCCCGAGGGTTCCTACGTGCGAAGGCTTCACGAGCGCGGGCTCGGTTACGTGGCGCAGAAGGTGGTCGAGGAGGCCGGCGAGACGGTGGTGGCGGCCCTGCAGGCGGATGACCACGACCTGGTGGCGGAGAGCGCCGACCTGCTGTTCCACCTGTGCGTGCTCCTGACGGAGCGCGGCGTGAGCCTGGGCAGCGTCGCGGACAAGCTCGCCGAGCGGCGGCGGTGA